Proteins encoded within one genomic window of Mycolicibacterium monacense:
- a CDS encoding TetR/AcrR family transcriptional regulator: MAAPDKEVRAPRARMTGSERRQQLVEIAKSLFAQRGYEGTSIEEIAQRANVSKPVVYEHFGGKEGLYAVVVDREMSALLDGITSSLTNNRSRVRVERVALALLTYVEERTDGFRILIRDSPAAITSGTYSTLLNDAVNQVSSILAGDFSRRGLDPELAPLYAQALVGSVSMTAQWWLDTREPKKEVVAAHLVNLMWNGLTHLEADPRLQDEE; the protein is encoded by the coding sequence ATGGCAGCGCCTGACAAGGAAGTGCGCGCACCCCGCGCCCGGATGACCGGCAGTGAACGGCGCCAACAGCTCGTCGAGATCGCCAAGTCGCTGTTCGCCCAGCGCGGTTACGAGGGCACTTCGATCGAGGAGATCGCGCAGCGCGCCAACGTGAGCAAACCCGTGGTCTACGAACACTTCGGCGGTAAGGAAGGGCTCTACGCCGTGGTCGTCGACCGCGAGATGTCGGCGTTGCTCGACGGCATCACCTCGTCGCTGACCAACAACCGCTCGCGGGTGCGGGTGGAGCGGGTCGCGCTCGCGCTGCTGACCTACGTCGAGGAGCGCACCGACGGCTTCCGCATCCTGATCCGGGATTCACCGGCGGCGATCACCTCGGGCACCTATTCGACCCTGCTCAACGACGCCGTCAACCAGGTCAGCTCGATCCTCGCGGGTGACTTCTCCCGCCGGGGGCTCGATCCGGAGCTGGCGCCGCTGTACGCCCAGGCCCTGGTGGGGTCGGTGTCGATGACCGCGCAGTGGTGGCTCGACACCCGTGAGCCCAAGAAAGAGGTCGTCGCCGCGCATCTGGTGAACCTGATGTGGAACGGCCTGACCCATCTGGAGGCCGACCCGCGGTTGCAGGACGAGGAGTGA
- a CDS encoding PGRS repeat-containing protein, with protein MARTPVGRIAVLTAALGVGLTPAFAAHAATPPTPGHLAISINGELKHQEGTATASSIGTGADDWSHNNWATAKGANARAEVRADRSVAEATGDGAVAVVTEERSLAYVTGTGSRATVNSSDSRATVEGDGISVLIDLGRVNHVNAEGSNFVLSVLGYQNSVDYRDVHGGTYHLRGDRQVFCRNGTVACSPASDPGVHGRQTLALTTLTTLTSRGPILGLFGDGVDAARDCTGTACNGGRGGLLWGNGGDGANGGVGGAAGLIGNGGHGGRATATAAAGDGGRGGLLFGNGGNGGIASAEFVDAGNGGNAGWFGNGGIGGFTGFDYGTGGKGGRGGELVGNGGDGGIAIGDYGVGGDGGAAGLVGNGGAGGRGGQYDEVAYGGDGGNGGRLAGNGGRGGDAYAISTAVAGWGGHAHGIGNGGAGGDAEIVAEDSDDGVAVGGDGGDGGRIGDGGDGGKATGTFAGIGGDGGAGGSIGGNGGRGGDGIGSDVDGIGGGGDGGDAKGFGNGGNGGDGTGWSGSGGRGGDGGAKVGKDGKDGADGSSGTGAD; from the coding sequence ATGGCGCGCACGCCGGTCGGTCGAATCGCGGTACTCACCGCTGCCCTCGGGGTCGGTCTCACCCCGGCCTTCGCGGCCCACGCCGCCACCCCTCCGACACCCGGCCACCTCGCCATCTCGATCAACGGCGAACTCAAACACCAGGAGGGCACCGCCACGGCCAGCTCGATCGGCACGGGGGCGGACGATTGGTCGCACAACAACTGGGCGACGGCCAAGGGGGCGAACGCCAGGGCGGAAGTGCGCGCTGACCGGTCGGTCGCCGAAGCCACCGGTGACGGGGCCGTCGCCGTGGTGACCGAGGAGCGCAGCCTGGCCTACGTGACGGGAACCGGCAGCCGCGCCACGGTCAACAGCTCGGACAGCCGAGCCACGGTCGAGGGAGACGGCATCTCCGTCCTGATCGACCTCGGGCGCGTGAACCACGTCAACGCCGAGGGCTCGAATTTCGTCTTGTCGGTCCTGGGATATCAGAACAGCGTCGACTACCGGGATGTGCACGGCGGCACCTACCACCTCAGGGGTGACCGGCAGGTGTTCTGCCGCAACGGCACGGTCGCGTGCTCGCCGGCATCCGACCCCGGGGTGCACGGACGTCAGACTCTCGCGCTGACAACCCTGACAACCCTCACGTCCCGCGGACCCATCCTCGGTCTGTTCGGCGACGGGGTCGACGCCGCGCGAGACTGCACCGGCACGGCCTGTAACGGCGGCCGCGGCGGCCTGCTGTGGGGCAACGGCGGCGACGGCGCCAACGGTGGCGTCGGCGGCGCGGCCGGGTTGATCGGCAACGGCGGCCACGGCGGTAGGGCGACGGCCACCGCCGCGGCGGGTGACGGCGGTCGCGGTGGCCTCCTGTTCGGCAACGGCGGTAACGGCGGCATCGCCAGTGCGGAATTCGTCGACGCGGGCAACGGCGGGAACGCCGGCTGGTTCGGCAACGGCGGCATCGGCGGCTTCACGGGCTTCGACTACGGGACCGGCGGGAAGGGCGGCCGGGGCGGAGAACTCGTCGGCAACGGCGGCGACGGCGGCATCGCCATCGGCGACTACGGCGTCGGCGGCGACGGCGGCGCCGCCGGGCTGGTGGGCAATGGCGGCGCGGGCGGCCGCGGCGGACAGTACGACGAGGTCGCCTACGGCGGTGACGGCGGCAACGGCGGACGACTCGCAGGCAACGGCGGCCGCGGCGGCGACGCGTATGCGATCTCCACCGCCGTCGCCGGCTGGGGCGGACACGCCCACGGCATCGGCAACGGCGGCGCAGGCGGCGACGCCGAGATCGTCGCCGAGGACTCCGACGACGGTGTCGCCGTCGGCGGTGACGGGGGCGACGGCGGGCGGATCGGCGACGGCGGAGACGGCGGCAAGGCAACCGGCACCTTCGCCGGCATCGGCGGTGACGGCGGCGCGGGCGGCAGCATCGGCGGCAACGGCGGCCGCGGCGGTGACGGCATCGGAAGCGACGTCGACGGTATCGGCGGCGGCGGCGACGGCGGTGACGCAAAGGGCTTCGGCAACGGCGGGAACGGCGGCGACGGCACCGGCTGGTCGGGATCCGGCGGCCGCGGCGGCGACGGTGGCGCCAAGGTAGGAAAGGACGGCAAAGACGGCGCCGACGGCAGCAGCGGCACCGGCGCCGACTGA